GCTGTTCATCCTGAATCTCCTGGCCGTCGGTGGCGGATCGAGCCCGATGTCTTCGGGACTCCTCGTCACCCGGCGTACCTGACTGGTTCATCGGTAGTCTGCACGCCACATGCCAGTCTCTTCTGATGAATAAATTCCATTAAAAACAATTACTTAATTTAAATACAGAATGCATTGCGGGTAGCATCCTGCACGATGGCCGAGGTTTCGTCGTGCGATTTGCAACCTCGGCCAGCCCGGTTCACCCGAGTGAATGCTTGAGCTGGCTCAGCTGATCGTGACAAGCCCGTACCTTGGGGAACTCCGCTCGCAGCAGCGCCCGTGTTTCCGGCGTCCCGTCATGCAGGGCATCCTCGAAGGCGAGCAGGATTCGGTCTTCTGCCTCTTCCAATTGCGCCACGCAGAGTGCCTCTTCGTCGCTGGCGAGGCTCGCGCGCGTTTCGGCATACACCTGGCGCAGCCTGCCCAGCAGCGTCCCCGCGGCGGCAAGCGTTTCGTTGCTGGCGGCAACCTGGCTGGACAAGGCATCGATCACCGCGGTCTTGGCGCGGATCATGAATTCGAACAGTTCTTGCAGGCGTGGGTCGCTCACCTCGTACACAGCCTGTTGGTAGAAGCGCTGGCCGTCCCGGGCGATCTCGATGAGTTCGTTGAGCTGGCGCGCCGCACTGTTCATGTCCGATGCTCCCCTCGTCGATCGAGGCTGGCGGCCTGGCCGGCGACTTTCAGCGCACTGGCGTCCACCTCGCGCACGCCGCGCGTCTTGCGGGCGGTTTCGATCAGTTGCTGGCGTTCGGCATCGTCCGGCACCACGCCACTCAGGCTCACGACGCCATCGCGGGTCGAAACGCCAATGGAAAGGCCCCCCAGAGCGTGGCGCGCCAATACATCGGCTTTGATCTGGCTGGTGATCCAGGCATCGCTCACCGCCGCCTGCGCATCGCTGACGGAATCCTCCAGCTTCTTGCCGGACGAGCCGTCCGCAACGACCTTCAGCCGGTTATCCACAGAGGCCACGCCTTCGGTCTGCGCGGCAAGGTGCGAAGCCTGCTGGCTCGCTTCCTCGCTCGGCGCAGTGCCCTCCAGGATCACAGCGCCACCCTTGCTGGACACTTTGATGTCCAGCCCGTCGATGTGCTTCTCCACCAGCAGGCGAGCCTTGACCCGGGCCGCCAGGGCCGTGTCGTCCCAACGCTGCGCCATATCGCTGCGCGGCGCCTCGCCGCTGGCCAGGGCCGGATCGACGGTGATCTGGTTATCCACAGCACTGATGCCTTCGATGCTCATCGCGACCTGGCCAGCCAGATTGCGCTGTTCTTCGCTGGCAACCTTGCCTCCCAGTAGAGCGCGGCCTTTCTCCACATCAACGCTGAGACGGAACGGCTTCAGGTCGCGGTTGAGATTGATGGCCGTCCATATCGACCCCTCCTGGCGCGCCTCCGCCAGTTGCTCGGTGATAGTGGACTCTGCGGCCTGCCCCGGCAGCGGCTGAGTACTCAGCAGCAGACTGCCGAGGGTAAGGACAAGCATCTTTTTCGAACTGGGCATGGCTGCGCTCCCTGGCGTCTACCGGTATTGAGGTACAGACATCACAACTCCCGCGACAGTGCCATCTTGTTTATAAGTCCTTTTATTTCAATTAGTTAATGAGCATTTGGGTAACTCTGAAAATCCCTCTGGCAGATTAGGCGGGCCTGTTCCTTGCAACTTGCACGGGATTTCCTTGACTAAGACAAATCCCAAGACAGATAACGAGGAAAACCCTGAATGGACGCAACGCCTGAACAGCAGGGCCGCATCCTTCTCGTTGACGACGAGCCCGCGATCCTGCGCTCGTTCCGCTATTGCCTGGAGGATGAAGGCTACAGCGTGGCTACCGCCAGCAGCGCTTCCCAGGCCGAATCGCTGCTGCAACGGCAGGTATTCGATCTCTGTTTCCTCGATCTTCGCCTTGGCGAGGACAACGGCCTGGATGTACTTGCACAAATGCGTGTGCAGGCGCCGTGGATGCGCGTGGT
The Pseudomonas triclosanedens DNA segment above includes these coding regions:
- a CDS encoding BON domain-containing protein, yielding MPSSKKMLVLTLGSLLLSTQPLPGQAAESTITEQLAEARQEGSIWTAINLNRDLKPFRLSVDVEKGRALLGGKVASEEQRNLAGQVAMSIEGISAVDNQITVDPALASGEAPRSDMAQRWDDTALAARVKARLLVEKHIDGLDIKVSSKGGAVILEGTAPSEEASQQASHLAAQTEGVASVDNRLKVVADGSSGKKLEDSVSDAQAAVSDAWITSQIKADVLARHALGGLSIGVSTRDGVVSLSGVVPDDAERQQLIETARKTRGVREVDASALKVAGQAASLDRRGEHRT
- a CDS encoding PA2169 family four-helix-bundle protein, giving the protein MNSAARQLNELIEIARDGQRFYQQAVYEVSDPRLQELFEFMIRAKTAVIDALSSQVAASNETLAAAGTLLGRLRQVYAETRASLASDEEALCVAQLEEAEDRILLAFEDALHDGTPETRALLRAEFPKVRACHDQLSQLKHSLG